The sequence below is a genomic window from Phoenix dactylifera cultivar Barhee BC4 chromosome 8, palm_55x_up_171113_PBpolish2nd_filt_p, whole genome shotgun sequence.
CGTCCCTTTGTTAGCATCGACATTTGCACTTCTGCTATCTTTGAGTAGATGCTAAGGTCATGCCCAAGGGATATGTGCAAACAAGAATTCAGCATTATAAGATATCCCCAGCTGTGAACAAATGTTGAGCTCCATCCACTTCAATCCAACTTTTGGCAACCTCTTTTGATATGTTCCGATCCTTCATTTTCCTCCTAATCCCTTTTGCTTCATTCCATTGCCCAGATTCTGCATAGAGGTTTGACATAAGAACATGAGCTCCATCATGCAAAGGATCCAACTCGAGTATCTTCTCATATGCAATTTTGCCCAATTCCACATTTCCATGGATTCTACAAGCGCCTAACAGAGCTCCCCACACATTTGCATCAGCTTCATATCCCAAGCTTACGATAAAATCTGCAGCTTCTTTTAAGAGCCCTGCCCGTCCAAAGAGGTCGACCATGCATCCTATGTGCACCATCTCCGGCTCAACCTCATAATCCGGCATGCTATAATAAATTCTCTGCCCTTCATCAATCAATCCAGCATGCACGCATGCAGATAAAACACTGAGAAACGTGATGGAGTTGGGCTTTACAAAGTTTCCGCCAATGGTTTGCATCTGTTTGAAGACCTGGACAGCCTCCTTACCACGGCCGTGCGTGGCCAGACCTGAAATCATTGCAGTCCAAGCAAACACGTCCCTCTCCTGCATACCCTCAAAAACTTCTACAGCATGTACCAGACAACCGCATTTTGAGTACATGTCCACCAGGGCAGTGCCCAAAGTTGTATCAACTTGCACTTGGTTAATCTTCAAATAGAGGTGTGCTGCTTTTCCTTCTTCCAGTGCACCCAGATGTGAGCATGCAGTCAGTACGCCGAGCATGGTGATCTTATCTGGTTTGATACGGCCTTCCATCAGAAGATCTTTGTATACTCTGATTGCTTCCTCCGGCTGGTTATTTCTGACATATCCAAGAATCACTGTGCTCCAAGAGAAATTGTCCTTCATGGGCATCTGTTCAAAGAGCGAATGAGCTACTGTCATGGACCCACATCGAGCATAGCCGGCGATCATGGAATTCCAAGAGATAATGTCTCGTTCCGGCATTTCATCAAATACTCTTCTCCCAAGATCAACATTTCCAATTCTTGAATACATATCGATGAGAGCATTGCAGATGGCAACATTCAGGTCGAGACCCATCTCCCGTATGCGACCATGAATCTCGAGTGCTAACTCGAGCCGCTCGCAAGCAGACACTATGCTAAGAAATGTCGCTTCGTTGGCCCTTATATTCCTCTCCTTCATTTTTGATAGCAGCTGCAGACCCTCTTCCAGGTGCCCATTCTCCGCGCACCCGGAAATCATAATATTCCAAGAAATCAAGTCCTTCTCAGGCATACCATAAAACAGCAAGCGAGCAACATCTATCTGCCCGCACTTCGCATACATATTCATCAGAGAATTACTCAATATCAGGCTCAATTCGAGACCCTTTTCTTGTATGTAACCGTGTATATCCTTCCCCAACTGCAAATCTCGAAGCTTTAAGCATGCTGAAAGAACGATAGCCAACGTAACCTGATCGGCATCAATATTTCTCCAATCCTTGGAGCGAAAGAGAGCCACCGCCTCCTCCGGGCGATCATTATCAGCAAACCCCGCAATCATGGCAGCCCAAGAGACCTCACTCCGCTCGGCCTCCGGCATCCTCTCGAACACAAGCATGGCGAGCTCCAGGCACCCAATCTCCGCGTACATGTGAATCAAGGAGTTGGAAACGAAAGGATCGCCCCAAAGTCCAAATTTGATGGCATGGGCGTGGATCTGCTGCCCTTCCGAGAAGGCCGAGAGGTGGGTGCAGGATTTGAGTAAGAAAGGGAAGGTGTAGCTATCCGGAAGGACTAGGCCGGATTGGAGCATGTCGACGTAGAAACGGAGGGAGAGCTCGGGGCGGTTGCTCCGAGCGAAGGCCCGGATGATGGCGTTCCAAGAGAAGAGGTTGGGGGTGGGAGTCTGGCGGAAGAGGGCGAGGGCGTAGCGGAGGTCGCCGTGGAGGGAGAGCGCGCAGAAGGCAAGGAGGCGGCTGGCGGCGAAGGGGTCGCGGGCGAGGCCGGTGGTGATCATGTGGGCGTGCAGTTGGCGAAGCTCGCGCATGGAGGAGCAGCGCTCCAGGCGGGCGAGGATCGGGTGAGCGAGAGCGAGGGTGAAGTTGGGTTTGGCGTTGGGGTCTCTCTCGGAAGCTGAGAGGTGTTGAGGGAGGAGAGCGACGGAGCCTGGTAAGAGGGTGGCCATGCCGTTGGAAAACTTTCAGGCTCCGGTTTGGTTGCCGGTTTTTTGGCATGAAAAAGTAAATTTTATATCAGATTGTCGTAGCACGAATAAAAGTGATGGTAAAATGAGTTGTGGATTCTATATCCTCCTTAAAATAAATACCATCATGTTTATGTGGATAGAATCTCATGAGAGAAATGCTGGACATATTGACTTGAGAGAAATGCTGGACATATTGACTTCAGACTAGACCAACCTTCTTTAGCTTGGTATTAAACCGAGGAGTCACTCTGCACGCGCTAATAAAGATTAGCAGTTATGGCAACACCATTATTAATACATCATCATATAATTATGACCGCATGTTACTCATATGAAATAGTTTTCACATTATAAATGTGCAGCTAACTGTTATCTTGCAATTACTGCACGTCGCGCAAAATTAGGTAACGGATCGACATATTACACTATATAAAGAGGTGACCCGGAGGTTCTCAAGTAAGCTCATTTAGAGACTCGACTCtgcaaaaaattctttcttaTACAATGTTGCCTCACCATTCTGACTCAGGCTTCGTAGGATCTCCATTGGAAACTTTTTGGTAAGTATATTTTTTGCAGGTCATCTTCAGATGAGACCAATTCTTCCACAGCTCGATTGTCTTATTCACTTCGATTCACGCCGACCTCAGACCAAGCCAAGTAGCGCTCTGAACTCAGCTCAGAATTCTACAGCAACAGAATCTACTATCTAGTGACATACTTATGAAAGATGATACAGACACGATGCTTCGGACTTACCAAAGATGTGCAAAAAAATTAATAGTGCAGCTGATTAGATTGCTTTTATATTCCTACCCCTAGAATACTATCGTGTCGGACTCCATGTCTGTAACTTCTACGATACTCCGGATATCATTTATGCTGATGGCTGTCCTCGTATTTATTACTCAGCTGTTCTAATATAGAAAAGGAACTCTCTTATCATCATAAGTTATTGGCGCTGTTCTATACGTGAGCCCCATGGCATCTGTCATGTTGTGTTGCAAGGCCAAAATCTTTCGAGTGGCCAAACCACCCTTCAATATTTCCGCTGTTGGTCCGTCAAGGCCCTTCAGCTAGAGTCCCCAACTTTAGCAGCAATGTCCTCTCCCCTTTCCCTCCCTACTTCCCCTGTTCCAAGCCAAGCTCCCGTTATAGACCCCAAGACCCCTGCATCCACCAACAAGAATACCCCATTCAGCCCCCAGCCTCTCCAGCTCCTGCTCGAAAGAAGCACCAGCTTCGCCGAACTCAAACAAATACATGCCCAAATGATCCGTACCGGCCTCGCCTTCGAGCCCCTCCCCGCAAGCCATCTCGTCTCCATCTGCGCCACCAAAGACTTCGGATCGCTCAACCATGCCCGCCTCGCCTTCTCCCAGATCCCCAACCCCACCACCTTCACCTCCAATTCCATAATTCGGGCCTACACCAACAACCACCTCCATTACGAGGCCCTCTGCTTCTACATCGAACTGCTTCGAGCGAATCTCCCTCCTGATAAGTTTACATTTCCTTCGCTGTTCAAGTCCTGCCGGGATCTGAACGGGGGGAAGCAACTCCATTGCCATGCCGTCAAGTTTGGCTGCGGCTCGGACGCCTACGTCCAGAACACTCTGATAAGCATGTACTCTGCTTGTGAGTGCCTGAGCTGTGCGTGCCGGGTGTTCGACAAAATGGAGGCGAAGACCGTGGTTTCTTGGGCCACCATGATCGCGGCTTATACCGAGTGGGACCGGCCGGCGGAAGCATTGAATCTTTACAGCCGGATGGAGTCCGAGAATGTGGAACCCAACGAGATCGCTCTGGTGAACGTTCTGACGGCCTGCGCGAGGGCCAGGGACTTGAAGACCGGGAGACGGGTCCATAGATACGTGGAGGCGAACCGCATCAGGTTTGATTTGGTCCTCTGGGCCGCTCTCCTGGACGTGTATTGCAAGTGCGGCTGCGTTTCGATTGCTCGCCAACTCTTCGACGGGATGCCCGGGAGGAACTTGTTTTGTTGGAATATCATGATCAAAGGCCATGTCGAGAATAGCGACTACAAGGAAGCACTGCATCTGTTCCGGGAGATGCAGCTCGGTGGTATCAAAGCCGATAAAGTGACCATGGCGAGCTTGGTGCTTGCATGCTCTCAACTGGGGGCCCTCGAGCTCGGAAAATGGTTCCATGCGCACATCAATCGGGAGAACATCGAGGTGGACGTCGTTCTGGGTACTGCACTCGTTGACATGTATGCCAAATGCGGGTGCATGGAGACGGCGATGAGGGTGTTCCATGAGATGCCTCGAAGAGATGTCATGACTTGGACAGCCCTTATTGGAGGCCTTGCGATGTGTGGGCACGGGGAGAGAGTCTTGGAGGTTTTCTATGAGATGCAGAGGAGTGGGGTGAAGCCCGATGCTGTTACTTTTGTTGGTGTCTTGACTGCTTGCAGCCATGCCGGCCTTGTCGATGAGGGCTGCTCGCTTTTCGATTCCATGTCGAGTGTTTACAGCATCGAGCCCAGCGTCGAACACTATGGATGTATGGTCGACTTGCTCGGCAGAGCCGGCCACATTGACAGGGCTGAGGAGTTGATAAGAAGCATGCCCATGGCACCGGATTATTTTGTGTTAGGAGGCCTCCTGGGGGCTTGCAGAATACACGGCAACCTCGAGGCTGCCGAGAGAGCTGCACGGCAGCTTTTGGAGCTCGACCCCAGGCATGGCGGCACGTATGTGCTCCTATCGAACATATATGGTTCATTGGAGAAGTGGAATGAAGTTGATAGAATAAGAGACCTCATGTTGGAgaggaaagtgaagaagcctCCAGGGTGCAGTATGATAGAGGTGGATGGAGAGGTTCATGAGTTTGCCATGGGGGACGAATCGCATCCTCAATCTGAGGAGATATATGCGATGGTAGAGGAAATGATGTGCAGAGTGAAAGAATGTGGTTATGTGCCGAACAAATCGGAAGTGCTATTTGACATGgacgaagaagagaaggagagtgCTCTGTGCCGGCACAGCGAGAAGCTAGCTATTGCTTTTGGGCTCATCGGGACGAGCCCGGGGACGCCAATTCGCATTATGAAGAACCTTCGTGTTTGCAGTGACTGCCATGCTGCAACAAAGCTCATCTCCAAGATTTATGGAAGGGAGATCATTGTGCGGGATAGATGCCGTTTCCATCATTTCAATGATGGAGTCTGTTCGTGTAAGGACTTCTGGTGATTGTAAGTAATATATATGTACCACATCCAATGGAAGAAGGACTggtttttgttttcagaatgtTGTTGATCAGCTTACCCGCACCGCATATGGATCACTATTCAAGCAAATGATGACAACAATTATCTTCAAATATCTCCTACTGATCATACTTGTACAACCATCAACAGCTTATTTGGATAGGCAACCAGCCTATCATCCACGCCAATGAGAAGTCGCGAAGAGAAGCAGAAAGATGCTGCCATCTTTTTATTGCAAATTACATGGCTTCATTCTTGATTTGCCATTTAATTACCAGAATTACTTGTGTAAAATTATGCGCTTCCCCGGATTCGATTCTCCATTCAActgaatcaattttttttttcttctcagcaTGGTTCTCATCGGAGCCTGATTTCTTCATCGGCTTAAATGTCAAGATCTCTATCTCTACTGATCCAATTCCAAAACGAGTTTGATCTGGTGTTATGGCATATTATTGAAGGGTAACATTGCATTCTCGCTTACTTTGGGCTGTAGACATATCATTCGAACACGATGCAAGATATTAGACTATAAAGGTTACAATAGCAGAAGATTAATCACAAGATCACTCGGTTGCAATTCTTCTTCAAGACATGGAGTTGCGCCACTTGGGTGGTGTGCCCTTTTCTTGAGCCAGCCTTCCCTTCTTGGCATCCATCGGTGTCCGGCGCTCCGCCCCGACCTCATAGTCCTCAACCTTCTCCACCACATCAGCGCTTCTGAACAGCAAAGAACTCCACCTGAAgaaccccttcttcctcttctccaaactAAGCCTGTCTACTTGAGCCTGCAACGCATGGCACTGGACCTGGAGCCTGGCCACGTCCTCCCTGAGTTTACGCACCTCATGCTGCTGGGCCAAGACCTCTCTTTTGGAGGGGACACGAAGTGGAGGTTCGAGGGCCGGATTCGGGCTCCGTAACCCAGCAAACGACCAACTCCCCTCGGAGATCCGGTTGAGCTTCGAGTGCTCCGAGAAGAGGACTTGGATCACGGATCGGACGGGGAGGCGCTCGTTCTGGGCTGCATGGACGGAGGCCTCCGAAGACAGCTTCCGAGCGTCGATGAGCCTGCATAGGGCCTTCCTCTCTTGCTTGCCTGCGTTCGGATGGGCCTGGAAAAGGAAGACACGACATGGTTAACAACAACCAAATGATTCCCTTCTTCCCTCCTGGCATACAGGAAACAGAATAATAAAGTCCTTAATGGACACTTGTCTTCCAGaatatttatttcaaatttcaacGGCAGTGGAATCTTGGAAACATCCAAATCTTACAGACATGCCGGGCCTTAATTTCTAGACAAGGCAAGACCGACCTTAGCTGGGAAACTTTGGCGAGCTGCAACTGTTAGGGCACATGGAAGATCCACCTACCATTTTCTGTACCTAACTCTGCCAACTGGAGTCATTCCGTATCATTTGAGAAGATAAAGCCATTTCATATATATTGAACGCCAGACAACCAGTCACATGCATGACATTGGTGTCATGGAGGTTAATTAATAGGTTACGCAAAGAATCTTATCTATGGAGTGAGAAAGAGCAAAGAACGCCATTTGTTTCCATTTTTCCGAATATGTTAGTCGAAATTCATTTCCGTCTTctggctgtggctgtgggcaccgaGTCCCGTGTCCATTTCCGTCTTCTTGCTGTGGGCACATGGTCACACGTGAGTGTGCATGCAGAGCCTCAAAATTCGTGCACCCCCCTCTCCCtgtcctctcttctctctccccctcgACGGTAGCAGACAAATCGACAGGACACTAGTTACACGACGACGGATTGAGGCGAGACCGACAGTATTTTTGTCTACGTCCGTTATAGGCGCGGGAGAATCTAGAACCGGGTGTCATATGCTAATGACGTCCGCGATACCCTACTCCAATAATTGACGTACTAGGTACACGGATATCTAATTTGCACAGGCTGTCCGTTCCATAAACCTGGCGTGGACTAATAATGGTGAGAAAAGAAGATCTATTTGCAGAGAAAGGGCGGAAAGTCTTTCAACACGAGCAGTCCTCAATCACATTATTccaggggaaaaaaaaggaaatgaatAGGAACAGGGATGCTGGATTCCATTGAAAAGGCGATTTCCGGCATCCTATTTTCCGAGAATCGCATGTTCAGAGTGTCCTTCTCATACCCAGCTTTTTGTTGGCCCATGTTGTGTCGATCTAGTGGCTAAACCTATGGGAACAACGAAACAGGCCGAGAATGGCTCGTTATCGTGACTTCTTGGCTTAAACCTTGTAGTGCCTAAACAGCGTGGCAATACATGGACGCCATTTTTCTGGCCTCCTATTGCAATATTCACTTCTTAATTACCATGCTGTTTTGATGCTCGGGCTATTATATGAATGATTAATATAAAGCCTTCTACATTTTCTTGAAACCAGTTCTCATCCATTGATTCAGAACCATTGGAGAATAGCTTCTACTCTATATTCTTTTGCTAGATATCTCCAGGTAGCCAAAGGATAGAATT
It includes:
- the LOC103708839 gene encoding pentatricopeptide repeat-containing protein At3g22690-like, producing MATLLPGSVALLPQHLSASERDPNAKPNFTLALAHPILARLERCSSMRELRQLHAHMITTGLARDPFAASRLLAFCALSLHGDLRYALALFRQTPTPNLFSWNAIIRAFARSNRPELSLRFYVDMLQSGLVLPDSYTFPFLLKSCTHLSAFSEGQQIHAHAIKFGLWGDPFVSNSLIHMYAEIGCLELAMLVFERMPEAERSEVSWAAMIAGFADNDRPEEAVALFRSKDWRNIDADQVTLAIVLSACLKLRDLQLGKDIHGYIQEKGLELSLILSNSLMNMYAKCGQIDVARLLFYGMPEKDLISWNIMISGCAENGHLEEGLQLLSKMKERNIRANEATFLSIVSACERLELALEIHGRIREMGLDLNVAICNALIDMYSRIGNVDLGRRVFDEMPERDIISWNSMIAGYARCGSMTVAHSLFEQMPMKDNFSWSTVILGYVRNNQPEEAIRVYKDLLMEGRIKPDKITMLGVLTACSHLGALEEGKAAHLYLKINQVQVDTTLGTALVDMYSKCGCLVHAVEVFEGMQERDVFAWTAMISGLATHGRGKEAVQVFKQMQTIGGNFVKPNSITFLSVLSACVHAGLIDEGQRIYYSMPDYEVEPEMVHIGCMVDLFGRAGLLKEAADFIVSLGYEADANVWGALLGACRIHGNVELGKIAYEKILELDPLHDGAHVLMSNLYAESGQWNEAKGIRRKMKDRNISKEVAKSWIEVDGAQHLFTAGDIL
- the LOC103708838 gene encoding pentatricopeptide repeat-containing protein At2g29760, chloroplastic-like is translated as MSSPLSLPTSPVPSQAPVIDPKTPASTNKNTPFSPQPLQLLLERSTSFAELKQIHAQMIRTGLAFEPLPASHLVSICATKDFGSLNHARLAFSQIPNPTTFTSNSIIRAYTNNHLHYEALCFYIELLRANLPPDKFTFPSLFKSCRDLNGGKQLHCHAVKFGCGSDAYVQNTLISMYSACECLSCACRVFDKMEAKTVVSWATMIAAYTEWDRPAEALNLYSRMESENVEPNEIALVNVLTACARARDLKTGRRVHRYVEANRIRFDLVLWAALLDVYCKCGCVSIARQLFDGMPGRNLFCWNIMIKGHVENSDYKEALHLFREMQLGGIKADKVTMASLVLACSQLGALELGKWFHAHINRENIEVDVVLGTALVDMYAKCGCMETAMRVFHEMPRRDVMTWTALIGGLAMCGHGERVLEVFYEMQRSGVKPDAVTFVGVLTACSHAGLVDEGCSLFDSMSSVYSIEPSVEHYGCMVDLLGRAGHIDRAEELIRSMPMAPDYFVLGGLLGACRIHGNLEAAERAARQLLELDPRHGGTYVLLSNIYGSLEKWNEVDRIRDLMLERKVKKPPGCSMIEVDGEVHEFAMGDESHPQSEEIYAMVEEMMCRVKECGYVPNKSEVLFDMDEEEKESALCRHSEKLAIAFGLIGTSPGTPIRIMKNLRVCSDCHAATKLISKIYGREIIVRDRCRFHHFNDGVCSCKDFW